A region from the Sandaracinus amylolyticus genome encodes:
- a CDS encoding serpin family protein, which yields MTKRIVLALLLALAGCGGPSQTSSSTSTTPATQVTPADPADARAFATATSAFGLDVWRALRARGETGNLAISPASLSTALAMTYGGARGETATAMQRTLHLATDPDATMPAAGALVRAWNAPRETYTLAVANRLFAEDSYAFRDAYLAATRDHFGAEAERLDFVSAAEASRAHINEWVSSQTRERIRELLPSGSIDPLTRLVLVNAVYFHGRWQHEFDRARTEDLPFFANGGEASVAVPTMHARGGRYGEDEGVQILELPYTGDELAMMIVLPRERDGLAAVEETLDATRVEQWAGRVTERHDVDVRLPRFRIETGSLALRTELEGLGMAIAFSDRADLSGMSADGAQALAISDVYHRVFVEVNEEGTEAAAATGVVVAVRSMPANPPPSFHADHPFLFFLRDTRSGAILFAGRVVDPR from the coding sequence ATGACGAAGCGCATCGTCCTTGCCCTCCTGCTCGCACTCGCCGGGTGCGGGGGGCCCTCGCAGACCTCCTCGAGCACCTCGACCACGCCGGCCACCCAGGTGACCCCCGCCGATCCCGCGGACGCGCGCGCGTTCGCGACCGCGACCAGCGCGTTCGGGCTCGACGTGTGGCGCGCGCTGCGGGCGCGCGGCGAGACCGGGAACCTCGCGATCTCTCCCGCGAGCCTCTCGACCGCGCTCGCGATGACGTACGGCGGCGCGCGTGGCGAGACCGCGACCGCGATGCAGCGGACGCTGCACCTCGCGACCGATCCCGACGCGACGATGCCCGCGGCCGGCGCGCTGGTGCGCGCGTGGAACGCGCCGCGCGAGACCTACACGCTCGCGGTCGCGAACCGGCTGTTCGCCGAGGACTCCTACGCGTTCCGCGATGCGTACCTCGCGGCGACGCGCGATCACTTCGGCGCGGAGGCCGAGCGCCTCGACTTCGTGAGCGCGGCCGAGGCCTCGCGCGCGCACATCAACGAGTGGGTGTCGTCGCAGACGCGCGAGCGGATCCGCGAGCTGCTCCCGTCGGGGTCGATCGACCCGCTCACCCGGCTCGTCCTCGTCAACGCCGTGTACTTCCACGGGCGCTGGCAGCACGAGTTCGATCGCGCGCGGACCGAGGACCTGCCGTTCTTCGCGAACGGCGGCGAGGCGAGCGTCGCAGTGCCCACGATGCACGCGCGCGGCGGACGCTACGGCGAGGACGAGGGCGTGCAGATCCTCGAGCTGCCGTACACCGGCGACGAGCTCGCGATGATGATCGTGCTCCCGCGCGAGCGCGACGGGCTCGCGGCGGTCGAGGAGACGCTCGACGCGACGCGCGTCGAGCAGTGGGCGGGGCGCGTCACCGAGCGCCACGACGTCGACGTGCGGCTCCCGCGCTTCCGCATCGAGACGGGATCGCTCGCGCTGCGCACCGAGCTCGAGGGGCTCGGGATGGCGATCGCGTTCTCGGATCGCGCGGACCTCTCGGGGATGAGCGCGGACGGGGCGCAGGCGCTCGCGATCTCCGACGTCTATCACCGCGTGTTCGTCGAGGTGAACGAGGAGGGCACCGAGGCCGCGGCGGCGACCGGCGTGGTCGTCGCGGTGCGGAGCATGCCGGCGAATCCGCCGCCGAGCTTCCACGCGGATCACCCGTTCTTGTTCTTCCTGCGCGACACGCGCAGCGGCGCGATCCTGTTCGCCGGTCGGGTCGTCGATCCGCGCTGA
- a CDS encoding beta-ketoacyl-ACP synthase III — protein MGHATTVTAGSRISGTGHYVPSHVMTNRDLESRVDTTDQWIVERTGIRERRIAAEGEATSDMAAEAARRALASAELDARDIDMIIVATVTPDMPLPSTAVFVQAKIGARNDCAAFDIAAACAGFCYALSIADKFVRAGAAKHVMVVGVELLSRVVDWSDRSTCVLFGDGAGAVVVSESRGDGRGILSTAIHADGSYASALRIPGGGSAEPASARTLELKRHFVEMNGREIFKVAVKNLSSASAAALTAAGVAADDLDWVVPHQANLRILEGVAERTGVPLTRFYLNLARYGNTSSASIPIALDEAVREGAIKAGQSVLFCALGGGVAWGSAVIRW, from the coding sequence ATGGGGCACGCGACGACTGTAACGGCGGGATCTCGGATCTCGGGAACGGGTCACTACGTGCCCTCGCACGTGATGACGAACCGCGATCTCGAGTCGCGCGTCGACACCACGGATCAGTGGATCGTCGAGCGCACCGGGATCCGCGAGCGGCGCATCGCCGCGGAGGGCGAGGCCACCAGCGACATGGCGGCCGAGGCCGCGCGCCGTGCGCTCGCGTCGGCGGAGCTCGACGCGCGCGACATCGACATGATCATCGTCGCGACGGTCACGCCCGACATGCCGCTGCCGTCGACCGCGGTGTTCGTGCAAGCGAAGATCGGCGCGCGCAACGACTGCGCGGCGTTCGACATCGCCGCGGCGTGCGCGGGCTTCTGCTACGCGCTCTCGATCGCCGACAAGTTCGTGCGTGCGGGCGCGGCGAAGCACGTGATGGTCGTCGGCGTCGAGCTGCTCTCGCGCGTGGTCGACTGGAGCGATCGCAGCACGTGCGTGCTCTTCGGCGACGGCGCGGGCGCGGTCGTGGTGAGCGAGTCGCGCGGCGACGGGCGCGGGATCCTCAGCACCGCGATCCACGCGGACGGAAGCTACGCGTCGGCGCTGCGCATCCCGGGCGGCGGGAGCGCCGAGCCCGCGAGCGCGCGCACGCTCGAGCTCAAGCGACACTTCGTCGAGATGAACGGCCGCGAGATCTTCAAGGTCGCGGTGAAGAACCTCTCGTCGGCGAGCGCGGCCGCGCTCACGGCGGCGGGGGTCGCGGCGGACGATCTCGACTGGGTCGTGCCGCACCAGGCGAACCTGCGGATCCTCGAGGGCGTCGCCGAGCGCACCGGGGTGCCGCTCACGCGCTTCTACCTGAACCTCGCGCGGTACGGGAACACGTCGAGCGCGTCGATCCCGATCGCGCTCGACGAAGCGGTGCGCGAGGGCGCGATCAAGGCGGGGCAGAGCGTGCTCTTCTGCGCGCTCGGCGGCGGCGTCGCGTGGGGCAGCGCCGTGATCCGCTGGTGA
- a CDS encoding MFS transporter: MTTKEQEERVPLREVLSRLARASRGFWLVNWVNFGDGIAYFGFLSLLTLFFQHDVGMDARGATIATSTFTGLVTLFMVLGAGALSDRLGARRALTVSIAIVLVGRVLLTLSPSLGAGTGAALTAAWIAILVMGFAEGAVQPALYAGVKQYTDERTASMGYAFLYSIMNLGIFLGEMVSPFVREQFAHHVEGVSVEDVPTAGITGSFWFFTAVTALVLLVNVVFFTKKVEARDRIAEPAAPAETGSLVDRMKRLPILDARFLFFIFALLPVRTLFAHQWLTIPDYVTRAFPAEVGARVEWIQGLNPIVIVFAVPLLTMVTRRMHVIDVMILGTLVSASATFLLSAPPSLALLILYVVIFTLGEAIWSSRFLEHVADLAPPGRLGVYMGLAGLPWFLAKTVTGFYAGSMLDAFLPEGSPGSPGTMWTIHGAVAMVSPILLVIGRRWMMTKDEAR, encoded by the coding sequence ATGACGACCAAGGAGCAGGAGGAGCGCGTCCCGCTGCGCGAGGTCCTGTCGCGGCTCGCGCGCGCGTCCCGCGGCTTCTGGCTCGTGAACTGGGTCAATTTCGGCGATGGAATCGCGTACTTCGGGTTCCTCTCGCTGCTGACGCTCTTCTTCCAGCACGACGTCGGCATGGACGCGCGCGGCGCGACGATCGCGACGAGCACGTTCACCGGGCTCGTCACGCTCTTCATGGTGCTCGGCGCGGGCGCGCTCTCGGATCGGCTCGGCGCGCGCCGCGCGCTCACCGTCTCGATCGCGATCGTGCTCGTCGGACGCGTGCTGCTCACGCTCTCGCCCTCGCTCGGCGCAGGCACCGGCGCGGCGCTCACCGCGGCGTGGATCGCGATCCTCGTGATGGGCTTCGCCGAGGGCGCGGTGCAGCCGGCGCTCTATGCCGGCGTGAAGCAGTACACGGACGAGCGCACGGCCTCGATGGGCTACGCGTTCCTCTACTCGATCATGAACCTCGGGATCTTCCTCGGGGAGATGGTCTCGCCCTTCGTGCGCGAGCAGTTCGCGCATCACGTCGAGGGCGTGTCGGTCGAGGACGTGCCGACCGCGGGCATCACCGGCTCGTTCTGGTTCTTCACCGCGGTCACCGCGCTCGTGCTGCTGGTGAACGTCGTCTTCTTCACGAAGAAGGTCGAGGCGCGCGATCGCATCGCCGAGCCCGCCGCGCCCGCCGAGACGGGCTCGCTCGTCGATCGCATGAAGCGCCTGCCGATCCTCGACGCGCGCTTCCTCTTCTTCATCTTCGCGCTGCTCCCGGTGCGCACGCTCTTCGCGCACCAGTGGCTCACGATCCCCGACTACGTCACGCGCGCGTTCCCCGCCGAGGTCGGCGCGCGCGTCGAGTGGATCCAGGGCCTCAACCCGATCGTGATCGTGTTCGCGGTGCCGCTGCTCACGATGGTCACGCGGCGCATGCACGTGATCGACGTGATGATCCTCGGCACGCTCGTCTCGGCGAGCGCGACGTTCCTGCTCTCCGCGCCGCCGTCGCTCGCGCTCCTGATCCTCTACGTCGTGATCTTCACGCTCGGCGAGGCGATCTGGTCGTCGCGCTTCCTCGAGCACGTCGCGGATCTCGCGCCGCCGGGACGGCTCGGCGTGTACATGGGCCTCGCGGGCCTGCCGTGGTTCCTCGCGAAGACGGTGACCGGCTTCTACGCGGGCTCGATGCTCGACGCGTTCCTGCCGGAGGGCAGCCCGGGCTCGCCGGGCACGATGTGGACGATCCACGGCGCCGTCGCGATGGTCTCGCCGATCCTGCTCGTGATCGGGCGCAGGTGGATGATGACGAAGGACGAGGCGCGATGA
- a CDS encoding YaeQ family protein yields the protein MTLTATMRRFEIELADSDRGVYETLDLRVAQHPSETDRYLVARVIARCLEHDEGVDFTRGLAESDEPALWQRDLRGDLRAWIEVGSPSADRLHKASKTGARVVVYAWKNVPQLAREIAERGVHRADELALVALDGAYLDAIATTLDRVNRWSLSVSGGALYLTIGGKLLEGGVERVSIA from the coding sequence ATGACGCTCACGGCGACGATGCGAAGGTTCGAGATCGAGCTCGCGGACTCCGATCGCGGCGTGTACGAGACGCTCGATCTCCGCGTCGCGCAGCATCCCTCGGAGACCGATCGTTACCTCGTCGCGCGCGTGATCGCGCGCTGCCTCGAGCACGACGAGGGCGTGGACTTCACGCGCGGTCTCGCGGAGAGCGACGAGCCCGCGCTGTGGCAGCGCGACCTGCGCGGCGATCTGCGCGCGTGGATCGAGGTGGGCTCGCCCTCCGCGGATCGGCTCCACAAGGCGAGCAAGACCGGCGCGCGCGTCGTCGTGTACGCGTGGAAGAACGTGCCGCAGCTCGCGCGCGAGATCGCGGAGCGCGGCGTCCATCGCGCGGACGAGCTCGCGCTCGTGGCGCTCGACGGCGCGTACCTCGACGCGATCGCGACGACGCTCGACCGCGTGAACCGCTGGTCGCTCTCGGTCAGCGGCGGCGCGCTCTACCTCACGATCGGCGGGAAGCTGCTCGAGGGCGGCGTCGAGCGCGTCTCGATCGCGTAG
- a CDS encoding response regulator produces the protein MRISEPRSVVVVEDDADLRAIYREMLERDGWEVRVFENPDDALRAIVARLPHVVLTDVNLNGQSGRELARTLRSDERTAGLAIVAASGSVIPTTPLLRMFDTFLRKPVDVTTLGAVLREVVDRRFAMD, from the coding sequence ATGCGGATCTCCGAGCCCCGCTCGGTCGTGGTCGTCGAGGACGACGCGGATCTGCGCGCGATCTATCGCGAGATGCTGGAGCGCGACGGCTGGGAAGTGCGGGTCTTCGAGAACCCCGACGACGCGCTACGGGCGATCGTCGCGCGGCTGCCACACGTGGTGCTCACCGACGTGAACCTCAACGGGCAGAGCGGCCGTGAGCTCGCGCGCACGCTGCGCAGCGACGAGCGCACCGCCGGCCTCGCGATCGTCGCGGCGAGCGGGAGCGTGATCCCGACGACGCCGCTCCTGCGGATGTTCGACACGTTCCTGCGCAAGCCCGTCGACGTGACCACGCTCGGCGCGGTGCTGCGCGAGGTGGTCGATCGCCGGTTCGCGATGGACTGA